A region from the Simiduia sp. 21SJ11W-1 genome encodes:
- a CDS encoding cytochrome ubiquinol oxidase subunit I — MLNTLTLSRIQFALNISFHILFPAITIALAWLLFYFKLRYQLSGHPVWMRIYRFWVKLFALTFALGVVTGITMSFQFGTNWPGFMETVGNIAGPLLGYEVLTAFFLEATFLGIMLFGIHRVPTWLHTLATLLVAVGTSLSAFWIIALNSWMQTPAGYAMEQGVAVPLDWWEIIFNPSMPYRLTHVLLASGLTACFFVAGVSAYRLRHGDVKQAPRKALRVALVAAALLAPLQMFVGDLHGLNTLAHQPQKIAAMEGIWHTEKGAPLLLFAWPDEATQTNHLSLGVPKLASLILTHNPNGELKGLSSFSERPPVKPVFFGFRIMVAVGVLMLLVAWAGVWFGRGARTLPGWLTGSLVAMTFSGWVATLAGWYVTEIGRQPWLVSGVLKTADAVTTIAPANVSLSLSVYGLVYAGLLVAYVHTVFYMARKAVAVEEYETDDTATPVQITRAEGVSA, encoded by the coding sequence CTGCTCAATACGCTTACCTTATCGCGCATACAGTTTGCGCTGAATATCAGCTTTCATATTCTTTTTCCCGCCATCACCATTGCCCTTGCCTGGTTGTTGTTTTATTTCAAATTACGCTACCAGCTGAGTGGCCACCCGGTGTGGATGCGCATTTACCGGTTTTGGGTAAAGTTGTTTGCACTGACCTTCGCCTTGGGCGTAGTCACGGGCATTACCATGAGCTTCCAGTTTGGTACCAACTGGCCTGGCTTTATGGAAACCGTGGGCAATATTGCCGGGCCGCTGTTGGGCTATGAAGTGCTCACGGCTTTTTTTCTGGAAGCCACCTTTCTTGGCATTATGCTCTTCGGTATTCATCGAGTGCCGACATGGCTGCATACTTTGGCCACTTTATTGGTAGCCGTGGGTACAAGCCTGTCAGCGTTTTGGATAATTGCGCTCAACTCCTGGATGCAAACGCCTGCAGGCTATGCAATGGAACAGGGAGTGGCTGTGCCCCTTGATTGGTGGGAAATTATTTTTAACCCCTCAATGCCCTATCGGCTCACGCATGTGTTGCTGGCATCAGGCTTAACCGCATGTTTCTTTGTGGCGGGAGTTTCAGCCTATCGGCTGCGCCACGGTGATGTTAAACAGGCGCCCCGCAAAGCCCTGCGCGTGGCATTGGTTGCCGCGGCGTTGCTTGCGCCGTTGCAAATGTTTGTAGGTGATTTACATGGCTTGAATACCCTCGCACATCAGCCGCAAAAAATTGCTGCCATGGAAGGTATTTGGCATACGGAAAAAGGCGCACCGCTGTTGTTATTTGCCTGGCCGGATGAAGCCACACAAACCAATCACTTAAGCTTGGGGGTGCCAAAGCTTGCGAGCCTCATTCTTACGCATAACCCGAACGGTGAATTGAAGGGGCTCAGTAGCTTTAGCGAGCGCCCGCCGGTAAAGCCTGTATTTTTTGGCTTTCGCATTATGGTTGCAGTGGGTGTGCTAATGCTGTTGGTGGCTTGGGCGGGCGTATGGTTCGGGCGGGGGGCGCGCACTTTACCTGGTTGGCTTACGGGCAGCCTGGTGGCGATGACATTCTCAGGTTGGGTGGCCACCTTGGCGGGTTGGTACGTTACCGAAATTGGCCGCCAGCCGTGGCTTGTAAGCGGTGTGTTAAAAACCGCAGATGCTGTAACAACGATTGCGCCTGCCAATGTGAGCCTTTCACTTAGCGTGTATGGGCTGGTGTATGCAGGGCTATTGGTTGCCTATGTGCACACGGTATTTTACATGGCACGTAAAGCGGTGGCCGTTGAAGAATATGAAACTGATGATACAGCAACGCCTGTGCAAATTACGCGGGCAGAAGGAGTGAGCGCATGA
- a CDS encoding GbsR/MarR family transcriptional regulator, protein MTKAQLHDCVLHFGEMASRWGFNRSVGQVLALVVFSEAPLCADDISEALGISRGNVSMAAKELQSWRLIRVVRSPGDRKDYYGPNGSLWDMAQQVLSERRKREVDPTLSLLRGQLMLQDDQAPSYATQRMQEIHDLLELFTRWLDDVQRLKPAQLQALLKLGAGVGRVLELKDKVFR, encoded by the coding sequence ATGACCAAAGCCCAGCTTCACGATTGCGTACTGCATTTTGGCGAGATGGCCAGCCGTTGGGGGTTTAATCGGTCTGTGGGGCAGGTGCTGGCGTTGGTGGTGTTCAGCGAGGCGCCCCTATGCGCGGATGACATCAGCGAAGCGCTGGGAATTTCGCGGGGCAATGTCAGCATGGCAGCCAAAGAGCTGCAAAGTTGGCGGTTAATTCGCGTGGTACGCAGCCCAGGTGATCGCAAGGATTACTACGGCCCCAACGGCAGTTTGTGGGATATGGCGCAACAGGTGCTCAGTGAGCGTCGCAAACGTGAGGTAGACCCAACCTTAAGCCTGTTGCGTGGGCAACTCATGCTGCAAGACGATCAAGCTCCCAGCTACGCAACCCAACGCATGCAGGAAATTCACGATTTACTCGAACTCTTTACCCGCTGGTTGGATGATGTGCAGCGCTTGAAGCCTGCGCAATTGCAGGCGCTGTTAAAGCTTGGTGCAGGCGTGGGCCGGGTGCTGGAGCTAAAAGACAAGGTGTTTCGCTAG
- a CDS encoding cytochrome d ubiquinol oxidase subunit II — MIMDISTLALVFWGLLGVAVFMYALLDGYDLGVGMLLSGTEAERDRMVASIGPFWDANETWLVLAVGILLIAFPSAHSVILRELYLPALALLVGLILRGVSFDFRAKAISPLRPLWDHCFRIGSALAALAQGYMLGRFVAGFESGLLAQAFAMLSALCVAAAYLYIGSAWLIMKTEGAILQRALRWLRLSGALTLLGLVFISAFNLVVRPEVAERWLEGYAMVLLVLLPLLGMGCLWFVESALAVLQITPECHKSSRKPFIGVVGLFLLAFIALGYSYFPYVIPGKMLAVDAASHGASLQFILWGVVIVLPMIIVYTVFSYRVFWGKSEDLRYY, encoded by the coding sequence ATGATTATGGATATCTCAACACTGGCGCTGGTATTTTGGGGGCTCTTGGGTGTGGCGGTATTTATGTATGCACTGCTCGATGGTTACGATTTGGGCGTAGGTATGTTGCTCTCTGGCACAGAGGCTGAGCGCGATCGTATGGTGGCCTCCATTGGCCCATTTTGGGATGCCAATGAAACTTGGCTGGTGTTGGCCGTGGGTATTTTACTTATTGCGTTTCCCAGCGCGCACAGCGTGATTTTGCGCGAGCTGTATTTGCCGGCCTTGGCGTTATTGGTGGGGCTGATACTGCGCGGCGTGTCCTTTGATTTTCGGGCTAAAGCCATCTCGCCGTTACGCCCTTTGTGGGATCACTGTTTTCGCATTGGCTCGGCCCTGGCGGCCCTGGCCCAAGGCTATATGCTTGGCCGCTTTGTGGCCGGATTTGAAAGTGGCTTGTTAGCGCAAGCTTTTGCTATGTTAAGCGCATTGTGTGTGGCTGCTGCGTATCTTTACATTGGCAGTGCCTGGTTAATTATGAAAACTGAAGGCGCCATTTTACAACGGGCTTTGCGCTGGTTGCGGCTTTCGGGCGCGCTAACATTGCTGGGGCTGGTATTTATTAGCGCATTTAATTTGGTGGTGCGCCCAGAGGTGGCTGAGCGTTGGCTGGAGGGCTATGCCATGGTGCTGCTTGTTTTGCTGCCCTTGCTGGGTATGGGGTGCCTTTGGTTTGTTGAATCAGCGTTGGCAGTTCTGCAGATTACACCTGAGTGCCACAAGAGTTCACGCAAGCCGTTTATTGGTGTGGTGGGGCTTTTTTTGCTGGCGTTTATTGCCCTGGGCTACAGCTATTTTCCATATGTTATTCCAGGGAAAATGCTGGCTGTTGATGCCGCAAGCCATGGGGCATCTCTGCAATTTATCTTGTGGGGCGTGGTGATCGTGCTCCCCATGATTATCGTCTACACGGTGTTTTCCTATCGTGTGTTTTGGGGCAAGAGCGAGGACTTACGTTACTATTAA
- a CDS encoding dipeptidase: MAHSRRAIIKYSLTGLIIILITAVALALSIGPGLAERSMNKVLPLSATASMLSDEAKALHEQLFIADLHADSLLWQRDLTEHAGRGHVDFPRLHAGNVALQMFTVVTKTPAGLNYHQNHADARDNVTLLALAQRWPQDTWQSLTARALYQAEKLHTFVAQAPGQAMLVRNQAELVQLLQRRAAGEPVVGAMLGTEGSHALDGEIGNIQVLYDAGFRMMSLQHFFDNALGGSLHGASNAGLTDFGRQAVLEMNRLGIMIDVSHSSPAVVRDTLSLSSTPLIVSHTGTHGHCNSRRNIPDTLMQAIANKGGLIGIGYWAGAICDDSPTGIARAIAAAVALLGEDAVALGSDFDGAVATRIDTSQLVLITQALMAEDLPPGTIAKVMGGNQLRFLQSQLPRK, translated from the coding sequence ATGGCTCATTCACGGCGCGCAATCATTAAGTACTCGCTCACAGGCCTGATCATCATCCTTATTACCGCGGTAGCCCTGGCGCTTTCCATTGGCCCCGGGCTTGCCGAGCGCAGCATGAATAAGGTGCTGCCATTAAGTGCTACTGCAAGCATGCTAAGCGATGAAGCCAAGGCCTTACACGAGCAGCTATTTATTGCCGATTTACACGCAGATTCGCTGCTTTGGCAGCGCGATCTCACGGAGCACGCCGGGCGTGGCCATGTAGACTTCCCGCGCCTGCACGCGGGCAATGTGGCACTGCAGATGTTTACCGTGGTAACCAAAACGCCCGCCGGGCTTAACTACCACCAAAATCACGCCGATGCCCGCGATAACGTCACCCTGCTGGCCTTGGCCCAGCGCTGGCCGCAAGACACCTGGCAAAGCCTTACAGCGCGCGCACTCTACCAGGCAGAAAAGCTGCACACCTTTGTGGCCCAGGCACCCGGCCAGGCCATGCTGGTGCGCAATCAGGCAGAACTTGTCCAGCTACTTCAACGCCGTGCAGCCGGTGAGCCTGTGGTGGGCGCCATGCTCGGCACTGAAGGCTCGCACGCGCTCGATGGTGAAATCGGCAATATTCAGGTGCTCTACGATGCCGGTTTTCGCATGATGAGCCTGCAGCACTTTTTTGATAACGCCTTGGGTGGCTCGCTACATGGCGCAAGCAATGCAGGCCTTACGGATTTTGGCCGCCAGGCGGTGCTTGAAATGAACAGGCTCGGCATCATGATTGACGTATCCCACTCCTCACCGGCGGTGGTGCGCGATACACTCTCGCTTTCAAGCACGCCGTTGATCGTGAGCCACACAGGCACCCACGGCCACTGCAATAGCCGCCGCAATATTCCCGATACACTCATGCAGGCCATCGCCAACAAAGGTGGCTTGATTGGCATTGGCTATTGGGCGGGTGCCATTTGCGACGACTCCCCAACGGGTATTGCCCGCGCCATTGCCGCAGCCGTGGCACTTTTGGGTGAGGATGCGGTGGCCCTTGGGTCTGACTTTGATGGCGCCGTTGCCACCCGCATAGACACAAGCCAGTTGGTGCTCATTACCCAGGCGCTGATGGCCGAAGACCTGCCGCCTGGCACCATTGCAAAAGTGATGGGCGGCAATCAGTTGCGGTTTTTACAGTCACAGTTGCCGCGTAAATAA
- a CDS encoding heparan-alpha-glucosaminide N-acetyltransferase domain-containing protein, producing the protein MQTHTPARIHAIDSGRGLAVLLMVLVHTLWMYADHSTQTRSWLGTLVHIIGKGSAAFLICMGVSLVLARNQSASYRALRGLFILALGFMLNSLKFVLPIAMGVMPHAFIQAYGWQAPLTFTQYQYLLFTGDILQLAGVALLLLALAQPLLTKKRYIVMLGLMMAACAKVFAGMQLGITGLDYLLRLLFSDSWQVYFPAFPWMSFILFGMFLGRLISERGQDANILARLPWVAVPLLIIGGALCYTNFSYHFGDFFHLGPGGVFYLLGINLLLLWAIHTLLNKPTTFTRLLSYCSRRVTSLYIIQWTLICWGMALVGYKTLNSTQTLLAMVCTLAATFTVQQLVDLARSFLARPSAAAFNN; encoded by the coding sequence ATGCAAACGCACACGCCCGCGCGCATTCACGCCATAGATTCCGGCCGGGGCCTGGCGGTTTTACTCATGGTGCTGGTGCACACACTTTGGATGTATGCAGATCACAGCACCCAAACCCGATCGTGGCTAGGCACATTGGTGCACATCATCGGCAAGGGCAGCGCTGCATTTTTGATTTGCATGGGCGTATCACTTGTGCTCGCGCGCAACCAGTCGGCCAGCTACCGCGCCCTGCGCGGGCTATTCATACTTGCACTGGGCTTTATGCTCAACAGCCTGAAATTTGTACTGCCCATTGCCATGGGTGTTATGCCACATGCATTTATTCAGGCCTACGGCTGGCAGGCACCACTCACCTTTACGCAATACCAGTACCTGCTTTTTACCGGTGATATCTTGCAGTTGGCGGGCGTTGCCTTATTGCTATTGGCACTGGCCCAGCCGCTGCTCACAAAGAAGCGATACATCGTGATGCTGGGTTTAATGATGGCTGCATGTGCAAAAGTTTTTGCAGGTATGCAACTGGGTATTACAGGCCTGGACTACCTGTTGCGGTTGCTGTTTTCCGATAGCTGGCAGGTGTATTTTCCAGCATTCCCCTGGATGAGTTTCATATTGTTTGGCATGTTTTTAGGCAGGCTCATAAGTGAACGAGGCCAAGACGCCAACATACTTGCGCGCCTGCCATGGGTTGCTGTGCCACTGCTAATTATTGGCGGCGCACTGTGCTACACAAACTTTAGCTACCACTTTGGCGATTTCTTCCACCTGGGGCCGGGCGGCGTGTTTTACTTGTTGGGCATCAATTTGCTATTGCTGTGGGCCATTCACACGCTGCTAAATAAACCCACAACCTTTACCCGCTTGTTGAGCTATTGCAGCCGCCGGGTTACGAGCCTTTACATCATTCAATGGACGCTTATTTGCTGGGGCATGGCGCTGGTGGGTTATAAAACACTCAACAGCACCCAAACACTTTTGGCCATGGTGTGCACTTTGGCCGCAACCTTTACGGTGCAGCAACTGGTTGATCTAGCGCGATCCTTTCTCGCTCGGCCTAGTGCAGCGGCATTTAACAACTAG